The Cellulomonas fulva genome includes a window with the following:
- a CDS encoding NAD(P)H-hydrate dehydratase: MLLSWTSAQVRAAEEPLLAAGVPLMARASSALAGAVVRVLRERRGAVVGGRVVLLVGPGNNGGDALHAGAYLRRRGVDVLALALAPRVHDEGRAALVRAGGRIQAVTDGAAGAGREARAQRAERSGATELEAAVRAAAGADVVVDGILGLGARPGGLTGTAARLVTLLTQRTTPSDERGPVVVAVDTPSGIGVDDGGAAGVVLPADLTVTFGAAKPGLLLPPATHLAGAVELVHLGLDLGGAPALARLEDADAADLWPVPGPAAQKYSRGVVGVVAGTPRYPGAAVLATSAAVLAGAGMVRYVGDAGEEVLAHRPEVVLGVGRVQAWVLGPGVAPDDDAQRGRVASALEGVLHRGEPAVVDAGALDLLPERVPAHVVLTPHAGELARLLSARGHDVAREQVEAEPWRWARTAHEETGATVLLKGHVTVVVGPRGAAYAQADAPAWLATAGAGDVLAGLLGALLAGRADDAVEDPTLVPALAAAAALVHGRAGHHANPDGPLHAGAVAAAIPATLRALLARG; the protein is encoded by the coding sequence GTGCTGCTCTCCTGGACGTCCGCGCAGGTCCGCGCCGCGGAGGAGCCCCTCCTGGCGGCCGGGGTCCCCCTGATGGCGCGGGCGTCGTCGGCACTCGCCGGGGCGGTGGTCCGGGTGCTGCGCGAGCGGCGGGGGGCCGTCGTCGGCGGCCGCGTCGTCCTGCTCGTCGGACCGGGCAACAACGGTGGCGACGCGCTGCACGCCGGGGCGTACCTGCGCCGACGAGGCGTCGACGTCCTCGCGCTGGCGCTCGCACCACGGGTGCACGACGAGGGCCGAGCAGCGCTGGTCCGCGCGGGCGGCCGGATCCAGGCGGTGACGGACGGAGCCGCCGGGGCGGGTCGCGAGGCTCGCGCGCAGCGTGCCGAGCGCAGCGGCGCGACGGAGCTCGAGGCGGCTGTCCGCGCCGCCGCGGGCGCGGACGTCGTCGTGGACGGGATCCTGGGCCTGGGCGCCCGTCCCGGCGGGCTGACGGGCACGGCGGCGCGTCTCGTGACGCTCCTGACGCAGCGCACGACGCCGTCCGACGAGCGCGGCCCGGTCGTCGTCGCGGTCGACACGCCGTCGGGGATCGGGGTCGACGACGGCGGCGCGGCGGGCGTGGTGCTGCCCGCCGACCTGACCGTGACGTTCGGCGCGGCCAAGCCGGGCCTGCTGCTGCCTCCGGCGACGCACCTGGCCGGCGCGGTCGAGCTCGTGCACCTGGGGCTCGACCTCGGGGGCGCACCGGCGCTCGCGCGGCTCGAGGACGCGGACGCGGCGGACCTGTGGCCGGTGCCCGGTCCGGCGGCGCAGAAGTACTCGCGAGGCGTCGTCGGGGTCGTCGCCGGGACGCCGCGCTACCCGGGCGCGGCGGTGCTCGCCACGAGCGCGGCCGTGCTCGCGGGTGCGGGGATGGTGCGGTACGTCGGCGACGCGGGCGAGGAGGTGCTCGCGCACCGGCCGGAGGTGGTGCTCGGGGTCGGCCGGGTGCAGGCGTGGGTGCTCGGCCCGGGCGTCGCGCCGGACGACGACGCGCAGCGCGGGCGGGTCGCGAGCGCCCTCGAGGGCGTGCTGCACCGCGGCGAGCCCGCGGTCGTCGACGCCGGGGCGCTCGACCTGCTGCCGGAGCGGGTGCCGGCCCACGTGGTGCTCACACCGCACGCGGGCGAGCTCGCGCGCCTGCTGTCCGCCCGGGGGCACGACGTCGCGCGCGAGCAGGTCGAGGCCGAGCCGTGGCGCTGGGCGCGCACCGCCCACGAGGAGACCGGCGCGACCGTGCTGCTCAAGGGCCACGTCACGGTGGTCGTCGGACCCCGCGGCGCCGCGTACGCGCAGGCCGACGCGCCCGCGTGGCTCGCCACGGCCGGAGCGGGCGACGTCCTCGCCGGGCTGCTGGGGGCGCTGCTCGCCGGCCGGGCCGACGACGCGGTCGAGGACCCGACCCTGGTGCCTGCCCTCGCCGCCGCGGCAGCCCTGGTCCACGGCCGCGCCGGCCACCACGCGAACCCCGACGGCCCCCTCCACGCCGGGGCCGTGGCCGCGGCGATCCCCGCCACGCTCCGCGCGCTCCTCGCGCGCGGGTGA
- the alr gene encoding alanine racemase, whose product MSFPARAVVDLSAIASNVRSLRAHAPTAQVMAVVKADAYGHGLVPAARAALAGGATWLGAAQMDEALALRAAGLSEPRVLTWLYAPGAPLARAIEADVDLAVSSAAALAEVVAAARLVGRTARVHLKVDTGLGRNGLTPADLADVLPAGLRAQADGALALVGIWSHLAFADEPDHPTVRAQHGVFADAVRLVESAGAALEVRHLANSAATLTSPQVHYDLVRPGIAVYGLSPVPQLGSSADFGLVPAMTFEAELATVKRVPAGHGVSYAHQYVTSRDTVLGVVPVGYADGVPRHASGTPERPGGPVRVGDRTVGVAGRVCMDQVVLDLGPDATEQPGDRVELFGTGADGGPTAEDWARVAGTISYEIVTRVSRGVPREYVGLDGAVPSLAASSASASAGAGAGTGAAL is encoded by the coding sequence GTGAGCTTTCCTGCCCGGGCCGTCGTCGACCTGTCCGCCATCGCGAGCAACGTGCGGTCGCTGCGCGCGCACGCCCCGACCGCTCAGGTCATGGCCGTCGTGAAGGCCGACGCGTACGGTCACGGGCTCGTGCCGGCCGCGCGCGCCGCGCTCGCGGGCGGGGCGACCTGGCTGGGCGCGGCGCAGATGGACGAGGCGCTCGCGCTGCGGGCCGCAGGCCTCTCCGAGCCGCGCGTCCTGACCTGGTTGTACGCGCCGGGCGCGCCCCTCGCGCGCGCGATCGAGGCGGACGTGGACCTCGCGGTCTCGTCGGCGGCCGCGCTCGCGGAGGTGGTCGCGGCGGCCCGGCTCGTCGGACGGACGGCCCGGGTGCACCTCAAGGTCGACACGGGGCTGGGCCGCAACGGCCTGACCCCCGCCGACCTGGCGGACGTGCTGCCGGCGGGCCTGCGGGCGCAGGCCGACGGGGCGCTCGCGCTCGTCGGCATCTGGTCGCACCTCGCGTTCGCCGACGAGCCGGACCACCCCACGGTGCGCGCGCAGCACGGGGTGTTCGCGGATGCCGTGCGGCTCGTCGAGTCCGCCGGCGCCGCGCTCGAGGTGCGCCACCTGGCGAACTCCGCGGCCACCCTGACGTCGCCGCAGGTGCACTACGACCTGGTGCGCCCCGGGATCGCCGTGTACGGGCTCTCGCCGGTGCCGCAGCTCGGCTCCTCGGCGGACTTCGGCCTGGTACCCGCGATGACGTTCGAGGCCGAGCTGGCGACGGTCAAGCGCGTGCCCGCCGGTCACGGCGTGTCCTACGCCCACCAGTACGTGACGTCGCGCGACACCGTGCTCGGGGTCGTCCCCGTCGGGTACGCCGACGGCGTGCCGCGCCACGCGTCGGGCACGCCCGAGCGGCCCGGCGGTCCCGTCCGGGTCGGTGACCGGACGGTCGGCGTGGCCGGCCGGGTCTGCATGGACCAGGTGGTGCTCGACCTCGGCCCCGACGCGACCGAGCAGCCCGGCGACCGCGTCGAGCTGTTCGGCACGGGCGCCGACGGCGGGCCGACCGCGGAGGACTGGGCCCGCGTGGCCGGGACCATCTCCTACGAGATCGTCACGCGCGTCTCGCGCGGCGTGCCCCGCGAGTACGTGGGACTCGACGGGGCGGTGCCGTCCCTCGCTGCGTCGTCGGCGTCGGCGTCGGCCGGCGCGGGCGCCGGGACGGGGGCGGCGCTGTGA
- the tsaE gene encoding tRNA (adenosine(37)-N6)-threonylcarbamoyltransferase complex ATPase subunit type 1 TsaE: MTGQDELVVRLPDADATRAFGRALAARLRAGDLVVLTGDLGAGKTTLTQGIGAGLGVRGQVASPTFIIAREHPPLPRPDGSRGPALVHVDAYRLSSLDEVEALDLDSSLEEAVTVVEWGAGWVEQLTTDRLELALTRPRGAGGTGAEPAPDRGPQPDEPDGDGGAGERVLRVRGIGARWAGTELASLVGAGPAADRGDAPDDEMAG, translated from the coding sequence GTGACGGGGCAGGACGAGCTCGTCGTGCGGCTGCCCGACGCCGACGCGACCCGGGCGTTCGGGCGCGCGCTCGCCGCGCGGCTGCGGGCGGGTGACCTGGTGGTGCTCACGGGCGACCTGGGGGCCGGGAAGACGACCCTCACGCAGGGGATCGGCGCGGGCCTGGGCGTGCGCGGCCAGGTCGCGTCGCCGACCTTCATCATCGCGCGCGAGCACCCGCCGCTGCCCCGTCCGGACGGCTCGCGCGGCCCCGCCCTGGTGCACGTCGACGCCTACCGGCTGTCCTCGCTCGACGAGGTCGAGGCGCTCGACCTGGACTCGAGCCTGGAGGAGGCCGTGACCGTGGTCGAGTGGGGCGCCGGCTGGGTCGAGCAGCTCACCACGGACCGGCTCGAGCTCGCGCTCACGCGGCCGCGCGGGGCCGGGGGGACCGGTGCGGAGCCGGCGCCCGACCGGGGGCCGCAGCCCGACGAGCCGGACGGCGACGGCGGCGCCGGCGAGCGCGTGCTGCGCGTCCGGGGGATCGGTGCGCGCTGGGCGGGGACCGAGCTCGCCTCGCTGGTAGGCGCGGGCCCGGCCGCTGACCGGGGCGACGCGCCCGACGACGAGATGGCAGGCTGA
- the tsaB gene encoding tRNA (adenosine(37)-N6)-threonylcarbamoyltransferase complex dimerization subunit type 1 TsaB, with protein MPLLALDTSSAVCVAVTDDEGRPLARRRDELPRHHAELLAPMVAGVLADAGVDRRDLTAVVVGTGPAPFTGLRVGLVTARALALALGIDALGVPSLDALAAAALRAVPAGSPLVVATDARRREVYWAAYAADPSSGGPRVLVAPRVGPAADVADEPAVAGGVVVGAGAALYPDAFAGLTRTEQPGLDELDAAELAALAVARRSAGVPQPTDPLYLRRPDAVPPAAGKRVG; from the coding sequence GTGCCTCTGCTCGCGCTCGACACGTCGTCCGCCGTCTGCGTCGCCGTCACCGACGACGAGGGGCGGCCGCTGGCCCGACGCCGCGACGAGCTGCCGCGCCACCACGCGGAGCTCCTGGCCCCGATGGTCGCGGGGGTGCTCGCGGACGCGGGCGTCGACCGACGCGACCTCACCGCGGTCGTCGTCGGCACCGGGCCCGCACCGTTCACCGGCCTGCGCGTCGGGCTCGTCACGGCCCGCGCGCTCGCGCTCGCGCTCGGCATCGACGCGCTGGGCGTGCCGAGCCTCGACGCGCTCGCCGCGGCGGCGCTGCGCGCCGTGCCCGCCGGCTCGCCGCTCGTGGTCGCGACCGACGCGCGCCGCCGCGAGGTCTACTGGGCGGCGTACGCGGCGGACCCGTCGTCCGGCGGGCCGCGCGTGCTCGTCGCGCCGCGGGTCGGTCCGGCCGCGGACGTCGCCGACGAGCCGGCCGTCGCGGGCGGCGTCGTCGTCGGCGCGGGCGCGGCGCTCTACCCGGACGCGTTCGCCGGACTGACCCGGACGGAGCAGCCGGGCCTCGACGAGCTCGACGCCGCCGAGCTCGCGGCGCTGGCGGTCGCTCGTCGTTCCGCCGGCGTGCCCCAGCCCACCGACCCGCTCTACCTGCGCCGCCCGGACGCCGTGCCGCCCGCGGCCGGCAAGCGTGTGGGCTGA
- the rimI gene encoding ribosomal protein S18-alanine N-acetyltransferase, with protein sequence MNDRALLTLRPLVPDDVPALDVLERRLFGAAAWSPAGLAEEIVGPGRWYVGATYGAGPLVGYAGLWFDGQDAQVMTVGTDEAYQGRGIGRVLLDALVGHAEAVGATSVLLEVRVDNEPALRLYAAAGFEKLGLRRGYYQPENKDAWTMRLDLTTRERS encoded by the coding sequence ATGAACGACCGCGCGCTCTTGACGCTGCGGCCGCTGGTGCCCGACGACGTGCCCGCGCTCGACGTGCTGGAGCGCCGGCTCTTCGGTGCGGCGGCGTGGTCGCCGGCGGGGCTCGCGGAGGAGATCGTCGGACCCGGCCGGTGGTACGTCGGCGCGACGTACGGGGCCGGGCCGCTGGTCGGCTACGCGGGACTGTGGTTCGACGGCCAGGACGCGCAGGTCATGACGGTCGGCACGGACGAGGCGTACCAGGGCCGCGGGATCGGGCGGGTCCTGCTGGACGCGCTCGTCGGCCACGCGGAGGCGGTGGGCGCGACGTCGGTGCTGCTGGAGGTGCGCGTCGACAACGAGCCGGCGCTGCGCCTGTACGCCGCGGCGGGGTTCGAGAAGCTGGGCCTGCGGCGCGGCTACTACCAGCCGGAGAACAAGGACGCGTGGACCATGCGCCTGGACCTGACGACGAGGGAGCGGTCATGA